Part of the Candidatus Latescibacter sp. genome, TTCATTCCATCGGGATTCTGGGCGGAATTATCTGGAGCATCGGGATGTCGTTCAGCATCATTGCCTCAGGATCTGCCGGATTTGCCATCTCTTATGGCCTGGGACAGGGGGCGACCATGGTCGGAGCATTCTGGGGTGTGTTCATCTGGAAGGAATTCAAGGAAGCCCCAGAAGGCACGAACAAGCTTCTGGCGGTCATGTTCGTATCGTATATCATCGGTCTGGGGCTTTTGATTGCAGCGAGGGTGATGTAAAGGAAAAAGCCTTCATCGTGGATAAGGAGTCTTTCATGAACAAAAGCATTGTCGTGGTTGGCAGTTCGAATACCGACATGATCGTTAAAGCGGCGCGGATCCCTCGTCCGGGAGAAACTATCCTCGGCGGCCGGTTTTCCATCGCTGCAGGGGGGAAGGGCGCCAATCAGGCGGTCGCCGCCGCACGGGCAGGAGGCGATGTTACCCTCATCGCCCGGGTGGGGGAGGACATGTTCGGCGAACAGGCGCTGATAGGATTCGCCAAGGACAATATCAACATCCGGCACATCATCCGTGACCGTGAGATGCCTTCCGGGGTGGCGCTGATAATGGTGGATGAAAAGGGGGAGAACAGTATAGCTGTCGCTTCAGGATGCAATGCCTGCCTGTCGCCGCAGG contains:
- a CDS encoding PfkB family carbohydrate kinase, encoding MNKSIVVVGSSNTDMIVKAARIPRPGETILGGRFSIAAGGKGANQAVAAARAGGDVTLIARVGEDMFGEQALIGFAKDNINIRHIIRDREMPSGVALIMVDEKGENSIAVASGCNACLSPQDVDKAEKTIASARILLMQFEVPLDAVRTAAEIASAHGVEVLLNP